ccaaaataataataaaattgtaATTTGATTCTCTAGTATGATTTAAACAGAGCAATTGACACAATGTTGTTGTAACCTTGGAGTATCCGAAGCACAAAGTTACAAAAGACtaccaaaataataataaaattgtaATTTTATTCTCTGCTAATATGATTTAAACAGAGCAATTGCACAATGTTGTTAACCTTGGAATCCGAAGCACAAAGTTACAAAACATCCAATAAGAGATAAACTAAATCTCTTCTGCATTTCAGTCAAGGCTAAGCAGAAAGGAAGATCCAATAGTTCTACAACCAAGGAATATTCCACAATATGTATCACCACCTTAACAGCATTAATCAGATAGCATTTGGAGTACTGGTCTATAAGACTCTGGGTGCTATAGATACGGTTTTACAGTGAAAAATCAGAGAAGAAAACATGGTTTCAAATCCTGATCATGTCACATTAGCAGAAGGGGAGGTTGCACCAAGTTTTGCCTCATCTCTGCCAGTACCAAATGTTCAAGAAACAGTGAGAGATGATCCTTTGCTGGTCCCAGAAAGATACCTAAGGAATAAAGAAGACGTGCCAAAGATTGCAGATACATGTCATGATATTGCTTCTGAGATTCCTATCATTGATTTTTCTCTGCTTTTAAAACAGCACAAAGAGGAGCTTAACAAGCTGGACATGGCTTGCAAAGAATGGGGAGTCTTTCAGGTAAATCATGAATCTGAACCTTAGATAGACTATAGTCTTTGTATAAATCTAGGCTTTGTACTGTAAAGCAATCATCAAATACAAAACAGATTATtccaatctcttcttctataCTTTACTTTGTCTATTTTTGCATTAGAATAACCAATTGTAAACTAGCAAAACATTTATTGCAATTTAGCCAGAGCAAACATATTATAAAGTAGTTACCCTTTGGAGTTACAGAAGCAAAGTTGTAAACATCCAATAGGAGTGTAAGCTTATGCATGTATATGTCAACAAACTAGACAGACTGAAAGTCCAATGTTCAGCAACAAAAGGAATTTTAAAGATCTGGAATGTGGTCATCCACCTTAGcatataaaaaataatgatCAGACACCACTTAAAGGTCCTTAAGTTAGAAATGCAGTTTTAAACTGAACTTCAGAAGAAGGAAACATATAACATGAGTTCATACACAAATGTGGGAATAATTAATCGAGAGGCTGCCCCAAGTTGTGGCTCATCTCTTCCGGTAACAAATGTTCAACAACTTGTTAGGACTGACCCTTTGAAGGTTCTTGAAAGATATATACTTTAGGAATGAAAATGATATGCCAAAGAGTACAGATCATGCATGTCATCTTTCTTCTTAAATTCCTATGATTGATCTTTCTCGGCTTTCAAAAGGGCACCAGGAAGAGCTTAGCAAACCGAACCTGGCATGCAAACAATGGGGATTTGGGGATTCTTTCAGCAGGTAATTAGTCATTCTGAGGAAAAAACTCTAGACGTAGAAATTCTCttggtgtaacattttgagttaAATAAACATTGAAGATGGTAAATAATGGAGAGGCGACAGTATAATATTGCAGGGAATGAAGGATGCTATGGTGAAATTCATTGAACTGCCGTTCGAATAAAAGCATAGGAGCTTCAACACCAGATGACTTGCGAGGCCATGTATATGCCTATGTGGCCGGTTACCAAGGATGTGATACTGGACTGGATTGACTCAAAATAGAAAGCATCGATTTTGGCCAACCACACCAAAGGGATTCAAGTATGTGCAGGAGATTCATTGAGGAAAAAAACAGtattgtttcttgtaattgaaaACAGTAGTTGAACTCAAATGCTTTTAGTGATTCAATTGATACTTGTAcacagtggcggatccaggattggaACCTTGGACGGGCTggatttcttaaacaaaaaaaaaaaattatatatatatatattatggagaatctcgacggtgcgagagaattttataaattaaaaaaaaaatgtacatctAGTCAGGGGGGGACGTAGTGAGCCTTACCCCTCAAATGCATAtctatacaaaaataaaaaacaaaatcaacaacaaaataaacgtgCAATGCAATACAAGAACCTAAACTAACTAAATCTAACTCTACGAGTTCCACAAGCTTCAAACTCTTTGATCACCGATTCATTGTCAATAGATTCAGCATATTCTTTCTCAATGTGAAGGACCATACAATCACCAAGAAACTCATCCTCCATCTTGTTTCTAAGTTTATTCTTAATGATGTTCATAGCTGAAAATGCCCTTTCAGTGGTCGCCGTAGAAACAGGAATAGTCAAAACTAGACAAATCAATCTATAAAGCATAGGGAAAAATTCTGACTTCCTTGATTGAACCAACATTCTGCACAAATCAGAAATGGATTCCAAATTCTGGAACTTTGGATCACTACGCATATCCTTCTCATAATATGCACACTCTAATTCTAGAGCAAACATTTCACTATCAACAAAATCTTCAGGATAATACTTCTTTGCAAGATTGCATGCACCTTCAGTTTTAAAATTACTGAAGTTATCACGAGGATCCAAGGTTGAACTAAGTATAAGAAGTTCAGATGTTTGGTCTGAGAATCTTCTATTCAACTCGCTCAACTGAAAATCAACTAAAGCATTGAAGACATCTATATGGTAATGATGCTCAACTGTAATGAAATCTCTTTGTTGGCAACGACGACCTGTACCATCCTTATAACGAGCATTCATATCAGGCATATCAATATCATGTTTCTCACAAAAAGTTTCAACATTTCTTACCAAGTCATCCCAGCCTTCTTCTCTCATCTCTTGAAGAAATGATTTTGTATGTCCAACAAACTTCATAGCATGTACGAAGTCAAGAGATTTTCGCTGCAATGTCTGACAAAGAACTTCAGTAATTTTCATCAATTTGTGCATTAGAAGCAAgcagaacacaaaatcaaaagacATCATAGCTTTAAGAACAGCCACAGCTTCTCCTTGCAATTCCTTGGGTCCTTGCTCAATCATATAATTAAGAGTTTTTTTGGTTGAACTAAACAATTCAATCAAACTCTTAATTGAACGAAAATGTGAGCTCCAACGTGTAGCAGCAGCTCGTTGCAAAGTACAAACTTGATTAGCACCAGTACCTGTTTGAAGTTGGCCACACGCTACCAAATCTGCAATTTCTTCCTTTCTCACAACTTTTAATGCAGAATGACGCTTAGCAGAAGAATCAACAAAATTCACAATTAAACTTAAACTTGAAAATAATTGCCAAATCTCCGGCACCCCTTTAGCTGTAGCATTCAATGACAATTGCAAGCGGTGAGCAAAACAATGCACATAATAAGCATAAGGACACTCTTCAAGAAACAATGCTTGTAACCCATTATAAATACCTCTCATATTGCTAGCACCATCATATCCTTGACCACGCATATTTCTCACTTGAAGATTGTACATAGTAAGTACTTTAGAAATCTCATCTTTAAGAGTTTGTGAGGTAGTGTTAGGAACACTCACAATCTTAAAAAATCGTTCTCGAATAATACCTTGACAATCAACAAACCTCAAAATAATGGCCATTTGTTCCTTACTAGATATATCTACTGCTTCATCAACAAGAATACAATATTTGGAATCTCCAACTTCTTCACGTATCTTGTTCCTCACTTTATTACCAAGAATATTTAGAAGTTGCTTTTGAATTGATGGACTAATGTACTTGGCATTTCCGGGAGCATTTCCCAAAACAACTCTCTCAACCTCAATACTCATTCTTGAAAAAG
Above is a genomic segment from Rosa chinensis cultivar Old Blush chromosome 3, RchiOBHm-V2, whole genome shotgun sequence containing:
- the LOC112191687 gene encoding zinc finger MYM-type protein 1 isoform X2 — its product is MSNHEPKAKRSKFIDSWFKRTNVESSSSYVVSEPSISSPNIDVEPQPSIPEPQNNINALERDPGLRCAIWKYPVNERDSIRKTYVLLGPFQPELEFPFTEQGSQQRRFQFSWFKDNPWLEYSIALDRVYCFPCFLFDTEDSQHTAFTVDGFKAWKRVCGSDNVLMKHVGGLNSPHHAAMQKWDLLRNPTKQIETIFQSKSSKDIEDNRLRLKASIESVRLLANQGAAFRGHDETENSLNAGYFREVIKSFSRMSIEVERVVLGNAPGNAKYISPSIQKQLLNILGNKVRNKIREEVGDSKYCILVDEAVDISSKEQMAIILRFVDCQGIIRERFFKIVSVPNTTSQTLKDEISKVLTMYNLQVRNMRGQGYDGASNMRAKGVPEIWQLFSSLSLIVNFVDSSAKRHSALKVVRKEEIADLVACGQLQTGTGANQVCTLQRAAATRWSSHFRSIKSLIELFSSTKKTLNYMIEQGPKELQGEAVAVLKAMMSFDFVFCLLLMHKLMKITEVLCQTLQRKSLDFVHAMKFVGHTKSFLQEMREEGWDDLVRNVETFCEKHDIDMPDMNARYKDGTGRRCQQRDFITVEHHYHIDVFNALVDFQLSELNRRFSDQTSELLILSSTLDPRDNFSNFKTEGACNLAKKYYPEDFVDSEMFALELECAYYEKDMRSDPKFQNLESISDLCRMLVQSRKSEFFPMLYRLICLVLTIPVSTATTERAFSAMNIIKNKLRNKMEDEFLGDCMVLHIEKEYAESIDNESVIKEFEACGTRRVRFS
- the LOC112191687 gene encoding zinc finger MYM-type protein 1 isoform X1, which codes for MSNHEPKAKRSKFIDSWFKRTNVESSSSYVVSEPSISSPNIDVEPQPSIPEPQNNINALERDPGLRCAIWKYPVNERDSIRKTYVLLGPFQPELEFPFTEQGSQQRRFQFSWFKDNPWLEYSIALDRVYCFPCFLFDTEDSQHTAFTVDGFKAWKRVCGSDNVLMKHVGGLNSPHHAAMQKWDLLRNPTKQIETIFQSKSSKDIEDNRLRLKASIESVRLLANQGAAFRGHDETENSLNAGYFREVIKSFSRMSIEVERVVLGNAPGNAKYISPSIQKQLLNILGNKVRNKIREEVGDSKYCILVDEAVDISSKEQMAIILRFVDCQGIIRERFFKIVSVPNTTSQTLKDEISKVLTMYNLQVRNMRGQGYDGASNMRGIYNGLQALFLEECPYAYYVHCFAHRLQLSLNATAKGVPEIWQLFSSLSLIVNFVDSSAKRHSALKVVRKEEIADLVACGQLQTGTGANQVCTLQRAAATRWSSHFRSIKSLIELFSSTKKTLNYMIEQGPKELQGEAVAVLKAMMSFDFVFCLLLMHKLMKITEVLCQTLQRKSLDFVHAMKFVGHTKSFLQEMREEGWDDLVRNVETFCEKHDIDMPDMNARYKDGTGRRCQQRDFITVEHHYHIDVFNALVDFQLSELNRRFSDQTSELLILSSTLDPRDNFSNFKTEGACNLAKKYYPEDFVDSEMFALELECAYYEKDMRSDPKFQNLESISDLCRMLVQSRKSEFFPMLYRLICLVLTIPVSTATTERAFSAMNIIKNKLRNKMEDEFLGDCMVLHIEKEYAESIDNESVIKEFEACGTRRVRFS